The Hordeum vulgare subsp. vulgare chromosome 4H, MorexV3_pseudomolecules_assembly, whole genome shotgun sequence genomic interval CAAAAGACCAGTCTCGTTTGTTTCTGAgatgagctcggttagctaatagCGTCTTGCGAATTTGAACGTGCTAAACACTGGAGTATTGCATGCCATCAATCGTGATGTGACAAATACATACCCTAGTAATGGCAGACGTCGACGTGAGGGGCCAGGtttttccgtgcttcgtttgtagTCCATTTTGATCATGTCACTGGTCAATAGAGTCACTGGCAGAGCTTAGTGCAATGTTGCAGGGGCCACCACGCACAAGTTTGGGTACATTGGTGAATATGTTTTTAGGGGACAACATAGACTACAAGAAATTTCATATTTGGACGCCGCTACATTGCGGCGTCGCATTCACGCCTTCCCTTGCGGCGGTTTTGATCCATGCATGCAAACTAATACAACAGCATATCGTCGGCAAAGATTCCCTTATTGAATTTTTAAagagttttatctcttaaactatAAATCCAATTGACGATTCGCCTTCACCGTTAGCTTTCTCgcaacgagatcttcaaaactagatcctatGTCGACATGTTTTGACATCTTTTTTCATCAATAGTTGTCAGATTATTATTATTTGGTTGTCAGATTATGAGCCACTTAGGGGTGTTTGGTTACAGGGGCTTATTAGGGACTTAGAACTTATAAGTCCCTTTAAGTCCCATCTAAACCAAACAGGAGGAACTTATAGGGACTTAAAGTGGGCATTTGGGGCTTATGAAATAAGACTCTCAAGGAGAGTCTTATAGGAACTTATAGTTGTAATATAGTCTTTTAAGTCCTAGGAACCAAACAGGTAGGAACTTTTTAGGGACTTAGCACTtataagttgggactaaaaaaagtcttaggacttatgaaccaaacagggccttagtaacCACATTTAATTAACTTAGTTGTCAAAAAAAAACTACATTCCCATTGTCAGTTTCTAATTGTACCCGAGTTGCCATTATTATTTCATACAACTTGCAAAAAAAAATCATACCAAATTATCGAAATTATTTTTCAGATTATTAGCCACTTTGTGGCCAAATTAAAGATAACTTAGTTGCCAACTATTTTTACATCTTAGTGTACAATGTTTAGTTGTGTCGAGTTGCCAAATTCATATAGCTTACCAGAAAAACATTACGTACTAGTACTTGTCATTTGTATTGTACCGAGTTGTCATTTTATCCATATAGCTTGCCAAAATAATTATACCAAATTATCATAATTATATGTTGTACTTGCTTACTTGGTTAACTATGTTTTAAAAATGCACATTTAATCAtattaaaaatacctagctaccaGGTTTAAACCTTTGTAATTAATCCTATATTATAAGGCTATGACCGTGTGGGTGTTGCGAAGAAAAAAGAACAACAACCAATTTTATACAAAGAAAATAGCACTAGCACCTAGCACACGTGTAAAGTGCAGCGTACTTTAGCAGCCTATAGACAGGTAGTTGTGTATCATTACTTTAGCAAACCTGTTTagaatatactcccttcgtttctaaatacaagtctttgtaAAGATTTCAttagtgaactacatacgaatgtatatagacatattttagagtgtacattcaatcattttgctccgtatgtagacatctagtaaaattgcttaaaagacttatatttaggaacagagggagtaatacATAAAAAAAAGATGATCACCTGCTAGCATGCAACGCGAAGCGCCGCACGGGACAACCAGCATGTGGCGTGTCTACTTAGATTTTCCCTTTATATTTTCTAAGAATATTTGGTACACCATTAAATCTTGTTAAACTACGCCACTGAATAAAGTCAACCACCATAGTAGCGGGGCTCCAAGCCGAAAAATGCTTATGGTGGCCGACCCCATGATGGACGTTTTCAGAATACAAGTTTCCACAACgtgattttctgttttttttgaacacacatacacatgtatACTACGTACATGTAAAATTTCATAACATTTCTAAAATGGGCCAACCTAATTTTGTTGTTGGGCCGGGTTTTTTTGGTACAGCCTAAGAATCACAATTTTCACAAATGGTTCTCACACATTCATGCGGAATAATTTTTCATGGAAAATATTCTGATTTTTCTGAAACTTTTAAATGGCCATTGTGATATACTCCCtcagttcctaaatatttgtctctTTAGAGATTCAATTATGAACTATATATGaatcaaaataaatgaatctatactaTAAATTATGACTATATGcatccgtatatagttcatagtaaaatctttaaaaagataaatatttaggaacggagggagtattttttaaACAAAATATCTTCAGTAATCGCCGTCCACAAAAATCCAGCACTAGACTCCAAGCCTCCAACCTTAATCGCATTTTCATCTTGCATCGAGATTCACGACATGTAAAGTTATTTGATTGGGTCAAGCTAACCTTGTACAAGAATATTGTTAAAGTAAATGATGGATTGTCTCGTGACGTTTGCCAATTTTCGTTTCTTCCGCAAAGAAAGATTGGACTAGTTTTGATGAAATTGTGCACATCTATATTTGCATGCACAAAAAAAGTTGAAATTTTCCGAGCCATAAAATTGGCAAACATCACGAGACAAGATGTTGATGAAATTTTGCACATCTATATATGCATGCACAAAAAAAGTAGAAATTTTCCAAGCCGtaaaatattttttggaacttaaaTGAACAGGCTCATAGTGACCGTGCTCCAAATGGACTTATCGAGCTACATGTTCACTGCTTAGAGCCCGCAAGATTGAAAAGGTTCAGCACATTCAGAAAACTTGCCTGATCATAAAAATTGCCCACTTAACGGGAGAATAAAGAGCGGGGTCAAAGGCCCCACTCAGTACAAacttcatactccctccgttttaaaataaatgACTTAACTTTGTATCAATTTTGTATTAAAATTAATAGGGCAGAAACCCTTTTTGACTCTGTACCCTTGATTCTTGCCACTTAGTtttggacagagggagtacaagcCAACACGACCAAATCAACAAGGCTCCGGCCAACCAAACCTAGACCCTAGTCGtatttcatttcttgcttccaccCAGGTGTGTGAAATTAGCATTGTAAGCTGAAGTGCTGAACACAAACAACATGCCCTGGAATGTAAACCTGAATTGCTAATCAGAACATGAAGAAATGTAAGCACTCACTCTAAGACCCTGAATTCAGAGTTCCAGGAAGAACACACACAACAGATTCCCCACGACGCATCAGGCTCACCAGAATCACTTTATTTCAACTTCATCGCTAGACCGAGCACACTGAGCGTTAaactatggatcaagactggtaggactagggttcctaccgggcctccggcgtagatTGTATGGacaaggaggaggggagcgagggctggagcggacgcgccggcgagagggcgccgtcgcggctaaggctgggcgcggcggaggctagggttggccggcggaggctagggttccggttCATTGgggagccgggcaacagaagataatatctttattgcttgatctcaattgatgtcttacaactagtatttataactcgagcctaagataactttTCTAAAGTAATTTGCCTAAGATAACTTGCGTGCCAAGCCCCTAATATTAACGCCCAGTGGGCCTCcgccggtcataacatctctccccgcctgcacaaacagctcgtcctcgagctgaaagTTTGGATAGTGTTGGCGGAATTCCTCACGCTGCTCCCACGTAGCTTCCTCCTCCGGAAGACCCGTCCACTGAACGAGGACGAACCACACTCCACGTCGAAGTTGTGCCTGCAACACCTTGGCTGGTTCCGGAAGGATGCGCCCATCAGCGGTTGGAGGAAGCGCCGGAGGGGCCGCCGGTGGCTCGCCACGGAAAGGCTTGAGCAGCCCCACATGGAAGACGTCATGGATACGAGCGTGATCTGGTAGCTGAAGACGATAGGCCACCTTCCCAATGCGCTCGACGATAGGGAAGGGCCCAGCGTAGCGAGGACCGAGCTTGCGCTTCGCGCGCGGGTCGAGTGACTGCGTAGAGCGGTGGAGAAGACGCAGCCACACCCAATCACCCACGgcgaactccgcctcgcgatggtgatcgtcgtagtagtgcttggccaGCTGCTGGGCCTGAAGGAGACGCTGACGGACCTCAGCAAGCATCTCGTCACGGGTGCGGATAAGGTCACCCGCCACCTCCGTCCGAGCCGTCTCCGGGTCCACCGGAAGTATAGGCGGGGGTGGACGACCATATACCACCTCAAACGGCGTGGCACGaagggcggagtgataggaggtgttgtagcagtactccgcccaagtgagccagtccacccaagctcgaGGCCGATCACCTGTCACACAACGCAAATACATGGCAATGACCTTGTTAACCACCTCGGACTGACCGTCCGTCTGAGGATGAAATGCCGTACTCAGGCGAAGCTTGACGCCCGCCATCCTGAAGAGGTCgcgccagacatgtcccgtgaacaccGGGTCCCGATCACTGAGGATCGAAGCTGGGAACCCGTGTAAGCgaacgatgccgtcgaagaaggcccgggCCACGGACGCCGCCGTGTACGGATGACCGAGCGCGATGAAGTGGGCGTACTTAGAAAAGCGGTCGACCACCGTAAGGATGAccgacttgccgcccaccttggggaggccctcgatgaagtccatggaaatatccgcccagACCTGAGACGGCACCTCCAAGGGCTGAAGTAACCCAGCCGGTCTCAGGGTCTCCGTCTTGTTGCGCTGACATGTCTGACAAGACCGAACCCAGTCGCGGACCAGGGCGCGATCGCCGGGGATGTAGAAGTCAGCGCGAAGACGATGTAGGGTTTTCTGCACACCCTCATGACCCGCCGAGTGGGCGAGCTGTAACACCTGGTGACGGAGATCATCATGCGCCGGAACAAAGATCCGGTGCCCATGGAGAAGCAGTCCGTCAGCGAAGCGCCAGGGCTCCTCCAGGTCGCCGGCCGTGAGCTGCTGCTGGAGAAGAACGACGTCATCAGCTGTTGCAGTTGCGCGGCGAATGTCGGCGAAGAGGCCGAACGTCGGCCCGGAGCGGACGCACAGGGACGCCCCAGCGACCTCGTCGGTGGAAGGAGCGAGATCGGAGTCGCGACGGGACAGCGCGTCGGCCACGGTGTTAAGGCGGCCCGGACGATACTCGACGGAGAAGTCGAAGccgaagagcttgctgatccactggtgctgCGGCACAGTCGACAGTCGTTGGTCCAGTAAGAACTTCAAGCTGTAGTGGTCCGTACGGATGTGGAAGACCCGTCCCCACAAATACGGCCGCCAATGGCGCACGGCCTGCACCAGGCCAATGAGCTCCCGCTCGTACGCCGCCAGCTTAAGATGGCGCGGAGCAAAAGGCCGGCTGAAGAACGCAATGGGCCCCTCGCCCTGATGAAGCACGGCGCCGAAGCCCACGCCCGAAGCGTCACAGTCCACCACGAACGGGCGGTCGAAGTCGGGCATCTGGAGAACGGGACCCGTCGTGAGGGCCCCTTTGAGGGCCTCGAATGCCGCTGTCGCCTCGTCTTCCCAGGCGAAAGCATCGCGGCGGAGCAGCCGCGTGAGAGGTGCCGCGATGAGCCCGAACTCCCGGATAAATTtccggtagtatcctgcgagGCCGAGGAACCCGCGGAGAGCCCGCGGCGAGTGAGGCGTCGGCCAGGCGGAGACAGCGGCCACCTTGTCGGCGTCCATAGCCACCCCGTCGGCCGAGATGACATGGCCGAGGTAGGCAACGGTAGGTGTcccgaacgagcacttcgagcgcttaaGGTGGAGGTCGTGCGCCcgaagctcgttgaagacgatggcgacgtGCTGGAGGTGCTCGGCCCAGGTGGCGCTGAAGATAAGAATATCATCAAAAAAAACAAGCACAAACCGCCGTAAGTAGGGTCGCAGAATgtcgttcatcagggcctggaaggtcgccggGGCATTGGCGAGGCCGAAAGGCATCACCaagaactcgaagtggccatggtggGTGCGAAACGCCGTCTTGGCGATGTCGTCCGGATGCATGCGCACCTGGTGATAGCCCGACCGGAGATCGAGTTTGGTGAAGAAGCGCGCCCCATGAAGCTCATCCAAGAGCTCGTCGACCACCGGTATCGGAAACTTGTCCTTGAGTGTGAGCGCGTTCAGGccgcggtagtcgatgcagaaacgCCACGTGCCATCTGTCTTGCGGACGAGAAGTACCAGCGCGGAGAAGGGTGACGTCGAGATCCGGATGATGCCCGCTGCGAGCATAAGGGCACACCGTCTCTCCAACTCATCCTTCTGCAGCTGAGGGTAGCAATAAGGTCGCACCGCCACGGGAGTGGAGCCCGGCACAAGGTGAATGCGATGGTCGTACACCCGAGCAGGTGGGAGTCCCCGCGGCTCGTCGAAGAGGGCGCTATGTTGCTGCAGAAGGGGATCCAGCAAAGGGTGCTCGGtctcggaggaggcggcggccagctgAAGATGTGGCACGGCTGGCGTAGCGCCCCCAATGCCGTCCCACCGGATTTGGCGgcccagccgccagaatgtcatcgtgagcGCGTGGAAGTCCCACACGATGGGCCCCAGGGTCCGGAGAAAGTCCAcaccgaggatgaagtcgaaACAGCCGAGGTCGATGCCGGCACAGGTAATGGAAAAGTGTTCGCCCCCGATGGTGATGGGAACGTCGCGGGCGAGTCCATGACACTGGAGGCGGTCACCGTTGGCCACCGTGATCCGAAGGCGCTCCCCGCCCGTGGTCGGAATAGCTAGACGACGCATGGTTGCCTCGGGCAGGAAGTTATgagtggagcccgtatccagTAGGGCCACCAGCTGCTCGCCATGGATCGTCACGGGCagcaacatggtccgctcatgACGGATGCCGGCTagggcgtggagagagacgacgcaGGCCGTCGCCGTAGAATCTGCGGCCGTGTCTGGTGCGTCGGTCATCTCGTCCGCCTCGGTGTAGTCGAccgtctccaagtagaagaggcgggggcagacatgtgtcggcgtgtagggctcatcgcaATTAAAGCAGAGACCCTGACGTCGACGCTCCTGCTGCTCGGTCGGGGACAACCTGCGGAAGGTCCGTGTGGCTGCCGGAGGTGCGGCCGCCGCGGCTGGCGGAGGCCGGCCCGGTGCTGGAAGGGCCGGCGCGGGTCGGCTGAGCTGGCGGCCGCCCCGTCCGGGCGGTTGCTGCAGTGCCTGGGCCTGCTGCTCGAAGGCCCGGGCATA includes:
- the LOC123450250 gene encoding uncharacterized protein LOC123450250; this translates as MTDAPDTAADSTATACVVSLHALAGIRHERTMLLPVTIHGEQLVALLDTGSTHNFLPEATMRRLAIPTTGGERLRITVANGDRLQCHGLARDVPITIGGEHFSITCAGIDLGCFDFILGVDFLRTLGPIVWDFHALTMTFWRLGRQIRWDGIGGATPAVPHLQLAAASSETEHPLLDPLLQQHSALFDEPRGLPPARVYDHPAEG